The following coding sequences lie in one Bos taurus isolate L1 Dominette 01449 registration number 42190680 breed Hereford chromosome 28, ARS-UCD2.0, whole genome shotgun sequence genomic window:
- the AIFM2 gene encoding ferroptosis suppressor protein 1 isoform X1: MGSQVSMDAGAVHVVIVGGGFGGIAAASQLQALNIPFVLVDMKDSFHHNVAALRASVESGFAKKTFISYSVTFKENFRQGLVVEIDLKNQTVLLEDGQALPFSHLILATGSTGLFPGKFNQVSSQQMAIQAYEDMVTQVQRSQSIVVVGGGSAGVEMAAEIKTEYPEKEVTLIHSKMALADTELLPCVRQEVKEILLRKGVQLLLSERVSNLEALPVNERRECIKVQTDKGTEVDANLVIVCNGIKINSAAYRSAFGDRLASNGALRVNEYLQVEGYSHIYAIGDCADVREPKMAYHASLHANVAVANIVNSMKQRPLKTYKPGSLTFLLAMGRNDGVGQISGFYVGRLMVRLAKSRDLLVSTSWKTMKQSPP; the protein is encoded by the exons ATGGGGTCCCAGGTCTCGATGGACGCGGGAGCCGTGCATGTTGTGATTGTGGGCGGGGGCTTTGGTGGCATCGCTGCCGCCAGCCAGCTGCAGGCACTGAACATCCCGTTTGTGCTGGTGGACATGAAGGACTCCTTCCACCACAACGTGGCAGCCCTCCGGGCCTCCGTGGAGAGTG GGTTTGCCAAAAAGACATTCATTTCCTACTCGGTGACCTTCAAGGAAAACTTCAGACAGGGCCTGGTGGTCGAGATAGACCTGAAGAATCAGACGGTGCTGCTGGAGGATGGCCAG GCCCTACCCTTTTCACATCTCATCCTGGCCACGGGCAGCACTGGGCTCTTCCCGGGCAAGTTTAACCAGGTTTCCAGCCAGCAGATGGCCATCCAGGCCTATGAGGACATGGTGACGCAG GTCCAGCGCTCACAGTCCATTGTGGTGGTGGGAGGAGGCTCTGCAGGAGTGGAGATGGCAGCAGAGATTAAAACGGAATACCCTGAGAAAGAG GTCACTCTCATTCACTCCAAGATGGCCCTCGCAGACACAGAGCTCCTGCCCTGTGTCCGGCAGGAAGTGAAGGAGATCCTGCTCCGGAAAGGCGTGCAGCTGCTGCTGA GCGAGCGAGTGAGCAACCTGGAGGCACTGCCTGTCAACGAGCGTCGCGAGTGCATCAAGGTGCAGACGGACAAAGGCACGGAGGTAGATGCCAACCTGGTGATTGTCTGCAACGGTATCAAGATCAACAGTGCAGCCTACCGCAGCGCGTTTG GTGATCGGCTAGCCAGCAACGGCGCTCTGAGAGTAAACGAGTACCTCCAGGTGGAAGGTTACAGCCACATCTATGCCATTGGAGACTGCGCCGACGTGAGGGAACCCAAGATGGCCTATCATGCCAGCCTCCACGCCAACGTCGCCGTGGCCAATATTGTCAACTCCATGAAACAGAGGCCCCTCAAAACCTACAAGCCAG GTTCACTGACGTTCCTCCTGGCCATGGGGAGAAATGACGGCGTGGGCCAGATCAGCGGCTTCTACGTGGGGCGGCTTATGGTTCGGCTGGCCAAGAGCCGGGACCTGTTGGTCTCCACGAGCTGGAAAACCATGAAACAGTCTCCACCCTGA